Genomic segment of Capra hircus breed San Clemente chromosome 13, ASM170441v1, whole genome shotgun sequence:
TGTCCAGCTTCAGAGCCTTTGTTTCTGCTGCTCTCTTGTCTAAGATGTTCTTCTCCCATACTTGACATGACTTTCACCCTCACTTCGTCTGCTCAAGTTTTCCCTCTTCAGAGATGCCTCAGCTGGCTGGCTGCCCTATTTGAAACAGAACCCCTCCATCACTCTCAGCTCCCTTTCAGCTcagcccagtcgctcagtcatgtctgactccttgcgaccacatggtctgcagcacgccaggcttccctgttcatcaccaactcccggagcttgctcaaactcatgtccattgtgttggtgatgccatccaaccatctcttcctctgtcgtccccttctcctcctgacttcagtctttcctggcattacctgctctttttttttttttttaatgacacctATCACCTATTCATTTATTATCTGCCTTTTTCTACTAGAATGTCGGGTCCTTGAAAACACCGCTGTATTGCCAGCCCCAAGAACACAGCCTAGTGTGCTGTAGATGCCAGATAATTTTTTGAATGAttggatggatgagtgaatggatcggtgtgtgtgtgtgtatctgggtAAATAGTGAATAGACTACAACGATGGGTGGATGAATATATTTTCGGATAGATGGATCAATAAATGGATCGTGTTTGGGTGAATTAAGGggtgcaatgtgaagtcaagtgggccttagaaagcatcactatgaaaaaagctagtggaggtgatggaattccagtagagctatttcaaatcccgagagatgatgctgtgaaagtgctgcactcaatatgccaacaaatttggaaaactcagcagcggccacaggactggaaaaggtcagttttcattctaatcccaaagaaaggcaatgccaaagaatgctcaaactactgcacaattgcactcatctcacatgctagtaaagtaatgctcaaaattctccaagccaggcttcagcaatacatgaaccgtgaacttcctgatgttcaagctggttttagaaaaggcagaggaaccagagatcaaattgccaacatccgctgaatcatggaaaaagcaagagagttccagaaaaacatctatttctgctttattggctatgccaaagcctttgagtgtgtggatcacaataaactgtggaaaattctgaaagagatggaaataccagaccacctgacctgcctcttgagaaacctgtatgcaggtcaggaagcaacagttagaattggacatggaacaacagactggttccaaataggaaaaggagtacatcaaggctgtgtattgtcaccctgtttatttaacttctatgcagagtacatcatgagaaacgctggactggaagaaacacaagccggaatcaagattgccgggagaaatatcaataacttcagatatgccgatgacaccacccttatggcagaaagtgaagaggaactaaaaagcctcttgatgaaagtgaaagaggagagtcaaaaagttggcttaaaactcaacattcagaaaacgaagatcatggcatccggtcccatcactccatgggaaatagatggagaaacagtggaaacagtgtcagtgtttatttctgggggctccaaaatcactgcagatggtgactgcagccatgaaattaaaagactcttactccttggaagaaaagttatgagcaacctagatagcatattcaaaagcagagacattactttgccaactaaggtccgtctagtcaaggctatggtttttctagtagtcatatatggatgtgagagttggactgtgaagaaggctgagcactgaagaattgatgcttttgaactgtggtgttggagaagactcttgagagtcccttggactccaaggagatccaaccagtccattctgaaggagatcagccctgggatttctttggaaggaatgatgctaaagctgaaactccagtattttggccacctcatgcaaagagttgactcactggaaaagactttgatgctgggagggattgggggcaggaggagaaggggacgaccgaggatgagatggctgggtggcatcacggactcaatggacgtgagtctgagtgaactccgggagttggtgatggacagggaggcttggcatgctgtgattcatggggtcgcaaagagtcggacacggctgagtgactgaactgaactgaatagaccaATGAATGGAAGAATATGTGGTGGATGaaataggtggatggatggaggagtggATGATGAAGGGATGGGTAAATTGATCAATAactggatggacagatggagtggatggatggatgggtagatggatggaaggaaggatggagggagagaTGGATGAAGAAAGAAGTGGGTGAAGGGATGGATGAAGGAAGGATGGATGAAGGATGAAGGCAGAAGTGGACACATGCATATGTGCATGTGCGGGTATATGGACAGAACAGATGGATATATAGAGGGATACACAGATAGGTGAGtgaacagatggagagatggagggcTGGGCAGATGGGTAGGGACAGGTGGATGGATGGTTGGGTGCTCTGGCATGGAAACATTCTGCACCCGCCCTGTCACTTTTGTTTTTCAGGCCGACCGTCACTCCTCCTGCCCCTGTGTGCCTCGGTGTCCTTGCTGGGTGGCCTGACCTTTGGCTATGAACTGGCAGTGATATCGGGGGCCCTGCTGCCGCTGCAGCTTGATTTCGGGCTGAGCTGCTCACAGCAGGAGCTCCTGGTGGGCAGCCTGCTCCTGGGGGCTCTCCTGGCCTCCCTGGTGGGGGGCTGCCTCATCGACCACTATGGCCGGAAGCAAGCCATCCTCGGGAGCAACTTGGTGCTGTTGGCAGGCAGCCTGAGCCTGGGCCTGGCAGGCTCCCTGGCCTGGCTTCTCCTAGGCCGCTCGGTGGCTGGCTTTGCCATCTCCCTCTCCTCCATGGCCTGCTGCATCCACGTGTCCGAGCTGGCGGGCCCACGGCAGCGGGGAGTGTTGGTGGCCCTCTACGAGGCAGGCATCACTGTGGGCGTCCTGCTCTCCTACGCACTCAACTATGCGCTGGCCGGCGCCCCGGGGGGATGGAGGCACATGTTTGGCTGGGCCGCTGCGCCTGCTCTCCTGCAGTCTctcagcctcctcttcctccccgctGGTACAGTCGGGGCTGCAGGCCACAAGGACCTCATCCCACTGCAGGGAGGCGAGGCCACGAAGCTGGACCCGGGGAGGCCGCGATACACCTTTGTGGACCTCTTCAGGGCCCGGGATAACATGCGGGGCCGGACCGTCGTGGGGCTGGGGCTGGTGCTTTTCCAGCAGCTGACCGGGCAGCCCAACGTGCTCGCCTATGCCTCCACCATCTTCCGGTCGGTCGGCTTCCGGGGAGGCTCCTCTGCTGTGCTGGCCTCCGTGGGGCTCGGGGCGGTGAAGGTGGCGGCCACGCTGACGGCCATGGGGCTGGTGGAGCGAGCCGGCCGCAGGCCGCTGCTGCTCGCCGGCTGTGCCCTCATGGCCCTGTCGGTCAGCGGCCTCGGCCTCGTCAGCTTTGCTGTGCCCCTGCACTCAGGCCCAGCTTGCCTGGCCATGCCCAATGCCACCAGGCTGTCCGGGCTCCCTGGAGACTCCAGCCTGCCCAGGGGCTTGGCTCCGCCGCCGCTGCCCACGATGGACCAGAGCCCCAGGCCGCCAGTCTTGTCAGCCTCTGAGAAGACCAGGCCTCCTCCTGGAGCCGAGGACCCTACAGCGCTGAGCCTCACTCCCCCTGCAGGCCTTTCTCCCGCCCCCGAGGACGCCCTGCTGCACTGGACCGCGCTGGTCTGCATAATGGTCTTTGTGAGCGCCTTCTCCATTGGCTTTGGACCCGGTAGGTGGGAGTCTTCTGCAGGTAACTTGGAAGCCTTCTGCCTCTCCTAGCGGAAAgcctggggactgaacctgtcAGGGTCTCAGAGGGACCAGAGGTGGCTTGACCATGAGAACAATGAGCTCAGACTCCAGGGCTCCTTGCTTCCTTGAAGCTACTTCTTCCAAGCGCAGGAGCCTAATTTGTGTCTGTTATGTTTTCTTCCTTATAAAGAACCCAAATCTTTTAAGCTTCATAAAGTCAGAATGTGCCCCTGGATAGCTCACTCAGAAGGGTTGACTGGAAAGGAATTTAATAAATAGGGTGACCAACCATCCCAGTTTGCCTAGGACACTGAAAGTCTGGGGTCCCAGGAAACCAACGGGTCGCTGGTCCTTCTAAAGGGAATCTTATGGCCACGTGGGTGAAACAGCAGGGAGAAATGAGTGTCAGGGGCCTGACCCTGCACTGAGTCCCATTGTTGGGGGGCTGCCTGCTGGACTGTGGGTTCCAGACCCTGGGTCCCGGCTACTAGGcatcctctctgccctcctgtcCTAGTGACCTGGCTTGTCCTCAGCGAGATTTACCCCGTGGAGATCCGAGGGAGGGCCTTTGCCTTCTGCAACAGCTTCAACTGGGCCGCCAACCTCTTCATCAGCCTCTCGTTCCTCGACCTCATCGGTGAGTCCTCGGACCTAATTCCCTGGCCCAAGATCCAGAAACAACTGCCTCCAAACAGAGCCCAGGCTTCCATATCGTCTGGGTATAAGTGACAGAAAATCCCGTGCAAACCAGTTGATGAGCAAAAGGTAATGTTTTTGTCTTAAGTCATGAGAAGAGGAGGGTAGTAGCTGTCTTTAACCATGACTGATCCAGAAGCTTCAACAAAACTGTGGGCCCACCTTCATACTCTCTTGGCTCTGCCTTCCATGCTGTGAGCTTcattctttggctacaaagatgACCACAAGTGGGGTTCTTCATCTTGGCAGCCCCCCGGGGAGAAGAGCCTGTCTTTTCCAATGGCTCTCACTCAAGTCCTGGGACTGACTCTCATTGGCCCAGCAAGATCATGTGCCCATCACTGAACCATCACTGGAAGGCTGCAATATTCTGATGCCCAGGCCTTGGGCCACATACACAGTCTGAACAGCATGGAGTGTTAGACACCCCACTGCATGGACTGAGAGTTGGGGGAGGGTTCCCCAAAGGAAAACTGAGGTGCTAGTGAAAGAATGAGAGGGGCTGAGAGACAAAGACAACAGGAGATACGACCTGCGAAGTTTCTACTTCATTCCAGGCCCCATTGGTTGGCAGcagaggggtgagggtggggggaatTGGCTTTATTGACAACCTGGGAGTTGAGGCTGAAGGGGGAATAGAGCTAAAGCATCCAGTTCTCCTCGGTCCAGGAAGCCATCCCTGATTGGTGGTGGGGGGATGAGTTTGTTCTCAAACCCAGAGTTTGGTCTCTGGGTAGGGAGTACAGAGATTGGGAGCCCTGAGTGTGGGCCTTTGCTCTCTGCCCCCATCAAGACAAGTCCATTCTCCCCTAGTAACTGAAAGTTTTCACTCTACAGCAGAGGACTTTCCACTGAGTGACATCTTCTCTTCCTACCTAGCATTCAGACCCAGTCTGAgtgctggtggggtggggtgagaatTATATGGCCCAGAACACGTGGGGGTGTCCGAGATGCAAAGGATATTCATGACTCAAGGCCAGAGGTCATCGGGGCTCagatgggaggtggggggcgcTCCTCCCTCAAGGCAAGTTCTGAGAATTTAGTTATTTTCCCACTTCCTGCAGCCAAGGGTTTCCCCTTCAAAGGAGGAGCCCTTGGGGGCTGTGGAAAATACTGGTGGAAGAGCCTGTCCACAGTGCCAGTCTCCCACACCCAGTCTTTGGGAATTTAAATTTCTCACTAGTGCCTCAGTTTTCAAgcatcccttttatgtggaatgaatgagagagaagagaggaaggaagggagagagaggaggaaggaagcaagGGGAAGAAGGGCTTCTTAGAATTGTTTCATAGCCTATCATCCCCATCTCACAGATTGGGAAATACATCCTTCCCAAGTCTAGCCAGGTAATCAGAAGACTAGAACTCAGTCCTCCTTCTCGCAGCCCAACACTCTCTGCTGGTATAAGGACTGAGTGGAggtcaagcttcccaggtggctcagagataaagaatccacctgccgacacaggagacacaggctcagtccCAGATGTTTTGTGGATTTGGGTCCTGGCCCTTTGCCTGCCTCTGGGACAACCAGTCCCACTCTTGCTTTATGGTACTTTTATCTGACAGTGTATTGGTCATTCTGCAAATCTACCGTCTGGAGAATCTGTTCAGGGTAAACTGATTTTCAGTGTTTCCCCTGGAACACTGGTCAACCAGTTGGCCCAGGCTAAGCTCCGCCCACATTCCACCCTGTTGTTCCCAGGTGCCATTGGCTTGTCCTGGACCTTCCTGCTCTATGGGCTGACTGCTGTCTTCGGCCTGGGCTTCATCTATTTATTTGTCCCAGAAACAAAAGGCCAGTCGTTGGCAGACATAGACCAGCAATTCCAGAAGAAATGGTAAGGTGGTCAGGGCTGGCCAAGGGGGAAGAGTGACCTCAGACCATGAGTACTTTGCTTCGGGATTTAGTCCTTACTCTTTGCCTTTGCAGAAGagtgttttccttctcttcttatcGTTCTTACTGCCTGGACACAATCACTTCTGTTCTATCTTTGTATACGAGCTCTTCTCCTTGAGTGGGATGGGAAAAATGGGACTGGAAAGCGGTGATGTGGGAGAGGCTGGTTGGGCGTGATGTCACTTCCCAGCAGGAGTGACAGGAGCTAGCCTTTGTATTTAGGAGGGTCAGCCTGGCTGTGATGGGGAGATCTGGCTGTAGAGGGCACAGGTGGACCCAGGAAGACCAGGGGGAACAGCTGGGCCGTTCGGAAGATGGAAATGTACTTTAAGGCAGAAAGTAGGAAGGGTCAGgtaggagtggggtggggatggggtggggatgggttGGGGATGGgttggggatggtttggggaccCCAGGCATGGTCCACTCTCATCACCCCCAGGGAAGGCTGCCAGGCCCTGCCGACCTCTGACCCCACCTGCTCTCTGCACTGCAGGTTCCCCCTGAGCTTTGGCCACAGGCAGAGCTCAGCTGGCATCCAGTACAGTCGTATCGAGGTCTCTGCAGCCTCCTGAGGGGGTCCATCTGGAAGGTGCTGGAACCATGGCCTTAACAGACAGTCTTCAGCTTCCTGCTTGCCTGGGCCCCAGAACACAAATGCTAGATGGTCCTTCAAGACTCGCCCCTGCCCCAGAAGAGGTCTGTTTTGCTGGGGGAAAAGGGATGAAAGTCTGAGAGCTGCAGTCTTCATTTTGAGTCTCAGGCTCAGAGGGTTCCTGAGGCGCTgccttcctgcctcagtttccccactgacTCCGCACATCGCTGCAGTAATGACATGATGAGAGCATCTCACGGTGACTCTGCTGCTCCGTGGGCTTTCTCAAAGAATCTCAAAGGTACCACCCTGGCAGGAAGTCACTCCTGGAATCGCCCCTAAATCCAGCAAAGGATACTATATTATCTGCTCTCTTTCTTCATCTGGCTGGGACTTTTGGGGGGGAACACTTGCTTTTTGGTACTCAGATCTCATTTTGTTCAACCCCTCCAATTCCCTTGCCCAGAACACTTGTCATTCACCAGCGACTCAGGTGGCTGGTAGGAGGCTCGAATTCTAGCCCTGACTGTAGGTGTTCTTGCTGTCTGACCGTGGGCCTCAGCTTCCCTTGGGTGTACAACAGGGGATCTGAACCAGGTGGTTCTTAAGATCTCTTCAGAAGCCAATGAGTCAGAATTTTAAATGCTGGCAATACCACATAAATCAGCATGGACCCTGCTTTCAAGTTGCTAGTCATCCCTTTAGGGGAGATAAGTTTTAATTAGGGGAAAGGTGAAGAATTCCAGAGTTGTGTGCCCTGAAATCCAAGGGCCATCACATTGCAGGTTATGCGCTCCAAGAGCAGTGTCCAGGATGGCACGGGAGGACTTTGCAGAAAGGGGATAGGTCTGAAAGCTAACAAACCCGGCTGCCAGTGTGGCCTCCACCTCTTGGCAGCTACTGACCTTGAACAAGTAAGGACTCcctcaagcctcagtttccacatctgtag
This window contains:
- the SLC2A10 gene encoding solute carrier family 2, facilitated glucose transporter member 10 isoform X1, encoding MERWRAGQMGRDRWMDGWVLWHGNILHPPCHFCFSGRPSLLLPLCASVSLLGGLTFGYELAVISGALLPLQLDFGLSCSQQELLVGSLLLGALLASLVGGCLIDHYGRKQAILGSNLVLLAGSLSLGLAGSLAWLLLGRSVAGFAISLSSMACCIHVSELAGPRQRGVLVALYEAGITVGVLLSYALNYALAGAPGGWRHMFGWAAAPALLQSLSLLFLPAGTVGAAGHKDLIPLQGGEATKLDPGRPRYTFVDLFRARDNMRGRTVVGLGLVLFQQLTGQPNVLAYASTIFRSVGFRGGSSAVLASVGLGAVKVAATLTAMGLVERAGRRPLLLAGCALMALSVSGLGLVSFAVPLHSGPACLAMPNATRLSGLPGDSSLPRGLAPPPLPTMDQSPRPPVLSASEKTRPPPGAEDPTALSLTPPAGLSPAPEDALLHWTALVCIMVFVSAFSIGFGPVTWLVLSEIYPVEIRGRAFAFCNSFNWAANLFISLSFLDLIGAIGLSWTFLLYGLTAVFGLGFIYLFVPETKGQSLADIDQQFQKKWFPLSFGHRQSSAGIQYSRIEVSAAS
- the SLC2A10 gene encoding solute carrier family 2, facilitated glucose transporter member 10 isoform X2, coding for MGRPSLLLPLCASVSLLGGLTFGYELAVISGALLPLQLDFGLSCSQQELLVGSLLLGALLASLVGGCLIDHYGRKQAILGSNLVLLAGSLSLGLAGSLAWLLLGRSVAGFAISLSSMACCIHVSELAGPRQRGVLVALYEAGITVGVLLSYALNYALAGAPGGWRHMFGWAAAPALLQSLSLLFLPAGTVGAAGHKDLIPLQGGEATKLDPGRPRYTFVDLFRARDNMRGRTVVGLGLVLFQQLTGQPNVLAYASTIFRSVGFRGGSSAVLASVGLGAVKVAATLTAMGLVERAGRRPLLLAGCALMALSVSGLGLVSFAVPLHSGPACLAMPNATRLSGLPGDSSLPRGLAPPPLPTMDQSPRPPVLSASEKTRPPPGAEDPTALSLTPPAGLSPAPEDALLHWTALVCIMVFVSAFSIGFGPVTWLVLSEIYPVEIRGRAFAFCNSFNWAANLFISLSFLDLIGAIGLSWTFLLYGLTAVFGLGFIYLFVPETKGQSLADIDQQFQKKWFPLSFGHRQSSAGIQYSRIEVSAAS